Proteins encoded by one window of Deltaproteobacteria bacterium:
- the recG gene encoding ATP-dependent DNA helicase RecG — protein sequence MTAPYPIQYVKGVGPRLGEKLAARGIRTPHDALYFFPKDYEDRRKVVPIRELKAGMTVPVRGKILSVQGGGKGFRPTRVLEVVIADGTGHLSAKWFRFHPSLADRFRVGESVTLCGSARWFRFFPEMHHPEILAGEDAADPVHSGRIVPVYPEVEGVPPRVLRKIQWEVVQRHASLEIECFPAGILERAGIPPLQESLASIHFPRDDADAERFREFSSPQQRRLIFGELFALQWTLALRRAGTEREEAIPLPWDRGIVDEIKRRLPFDLTGAQRRVVNEILKDLGKPHPMHRLLQGDVGSGKTIVAWIAAMVAWRHGVQAAVMAPTEILAEQHYRRFLEQSAGLPVRVALLSAALPAKEREAARKRIRDGEADIVVGTHALIQESVAFRNLALGVIDEQHRFGVLQRASLRRKGRISPHLLVMTATPIPRTLAITLYGDLDVSVIDEMPRGRIPVRTKVVTEGGRREVFEEIRREIARGGRAYVVLPLVEESEKIALRDATRTAERLREAFPDVGVGLLHGRMKAAEKEETMGRFKDGDVQLLVSTTVVEVGVDVPEATVMVVEHAERFGLSQLHQLRGRVGRGTRPSSCFLMTGGERGEEAAARLSVMEKTVDGFRIAEEDLRIRGPGDFAGVRQSGIPDLVFADLVRDASILHLAKEIATE from the coding sequence GTGACCGCACCGTACCCGATCCAGTACGTCAAGGGGGTGGGGCCCCGCCTGGGGGAAAAGCTTGCCGCCCGGGGGATCCGGACACCGCACGACGCCCTCTATTTCTTCCCGAAGGATTACGAAGACCGGCGCAAGGTGGTTCCCATCCGGGAGCTCAAGGCGGGAATGACCGTGCCCGTCCGCGGGAAGATCCTTTCCGTGCAGGGCGGGGGAAAGGGGTTCCGCCCGACCCGGGTCCTCGAGGTCGTGATCGCCGACGGGACCGGTCATCTCTCCGCGAAATGGTTCCGCTTCCATCCCTCCCTCGCCGACCGGTTCCGCGTCGGGGAGTCGGTGACGCTCTGCGGTTCCGCGCGGTGGTTCCGCTTCTTCCCCGAAATGCACCACCCGGAGATCCTCGCCGGGGAAGACGCGGCCGACCCGGTCCATTCCGGCCGGATCGTCCCCGTCTACCCGGAGGTGGAGGGGGTACCGCCGCGGGTCCTCCGAAAGATCCAGTGGGAGGTGGTCCAGCGGCACGCTTCGCTCGAGATCGAGTGTTTCCCCGCCGGCATCCTCGAGCGGGCCGGGATCCCACCCCTCCAGGAGTCGCTCGCCTCCATCCACTTTCCTCGCGACGACGCCGACGCGGAGCGCTTCCGGGAATTCTCCTCCCCCCAGCAGCGGCGCCTGATCTTCGGTGAACTGTTCGCGCTCCAGTGGACCCTGGCCCTCCGGCGGGCGGGGACGGAGCGGGAGGAGGCGATTCCGCTTCCGTGGGACCGCGGGATCGTCGACGAGATCAAGCGCCGGCTTCCGTTCGACCTGACCGGCGCCCAGCGGCGCGTGGTCAACGAGATCCTGAAAGACCTCGGGAAACCGCACCCGATGCACCGGCTCCTGCAGGGGGACGTGGGCAGCGGCAAGACGATCGTCGCATGGATCGCCGCGATGGTCGCATGGCGCCACGGCGTGCAGGCCGCGGTGATGGCGCCCACGGAGATCCTGGCGGAGCAGCATTACCGTAGGTTCCTGGAACAGTCGGCGGGATTGCCGGTCCGGGTCGCGCTCCTCTCCGCCGCGCTGCCCGCGAAGGAGCGCGAGGCGGCGCGAAAACGGATCCGGGACGGGGAGGCGGACATCGTCGTGGGGACGCATGCCCTGATCCAGGAGAGCGTCGCGTTCCGCAACCTGGCGCTGGGCGTCATCGACGAGCAGCACCGGTTCGGGGTGCTTCAGCGTGCCTCCCTCCGCAGAAAGGGAAGGATCTCCCCGCACCTCCTCGTCATGACCGCCACGCCGATCCCGCGGACGCTCGCGATCACGCTATACGGTGACCTCGACGTCTCGGTGATCGATGAGATGCCTCGCGGAAGGATTCCGGTCCGCACGAAGGTCGTCACGGAGGGAGGTCGGCGGGAAGTCTTCGAGGAGATCCGCAGGGAGATCGCGCGGGGAGGGAGGGCGTACGTTGTCCTCCCGCTGGTGGAGGAGTCCGAAAAGATCGCCCTGCGGGACGCCACGCGCACCGCCGAACGGCTCCGGGAAGCGTTCCCCGACGTGGGGGTGGGGCTGCTGCACGGCCGGATGAAGGCGGCGGAGAAGGAAGAGACGATGGGGCGGTTCAAGGACGGCGACGTGCAGCTGCTCGTCTCGACCACGGTCGTCGAGGTGGGAGTGGACGTCCCGGAGGCCACGGTGATGGTCGTCGAGCACGCGGAGCGGTTCGGCCTCTCGCAGCTTCACCAGCTGCGCGGAAGGGTAGGGCGCGGGACCCGCCCATCGTCCTGCTTCCTGATGACGGGCGGAGAGCGGGGGGAGGAGGCGGCGGCGCGCCT